One Cryptococcus neoformans var. grubii H99 chromosome 3, complete sequence genomic region harbors:
- a CDS encoding large subunit ribosomal protein L23 — protein sequence MAPSKTAGKAAAKPQDVKAKAAKKAALKGTQSTSVRKVRTSVTFHRPSTLRLPRAPKYPRKSVHHLPRMDQFRTIQHPLNTESAMKKIEEHNTLVFIVDIKANKRNIKDAVKKLYDVEAAKVNTLIRPDGRKKAYVRLTADFDALEVANKIGFI from the exons ATGGCCCCTTCTAAGACCGCCGGTAAGG CCGCTGCCAAGCCCCAAGATGTCAAGGCCAAGGCCGCCAAAAAGGCCGCCTTGAAGGGCACCCAGTCCACCTCCGTCCGAAAGGTCCGAACTTCCGTCACCTTCCACCGACCCAGCACCCTCCGTCTCCCCCGTGCTCCCAAGTACCCCCGAAAGTCTGTCCACCACCTCCCCAGGATGGACCAGTTCCGAACTATCCAGCACCCTCTCAACACTGAGTCTGctatgaagaagattgaggagCACAACACTTTGGTCTTCATCGTTGACATCAAGGCCAACAAGAGGAACATCAAGGATGCTGTTAAGAAGCTCTACGACGTCGAGGCTGCCAAGGTCAACACCCTTATCCG ACCGGACGgtaggaagaaggcttACGTTCGATTGACTGCCGACTTCGACGCTCTTGAGGTTGCCAACAAG ATCGGCTTCATCTAA